GCCACCGGATCCAGACCGGAATAGCGACTGCTGAAGTGATAGGTTTTTTCGGCGCCGGGAGCGTGGCGAGATTTGACGCAGATAATTTCCGTGATTCCTTTCAGTTCGGTGTTCTGGTTGTATTTCTCATCCCGGTACACCATGAAAATTACGTCTGCCTCCTGCTCAATTACGCCGGATTCTCGTAGGTCTGCCGCAACCGGACGCTTGTTAGCTCTCTGCTCAAGATTTCGGTTGAGCTGCGCCAAAGCGATTACCGGGCATCGCAACTCTTTAGCCAGGTTCTTTAGGCCGGTAGCTATCTCGCCAACGCTGCGGTTCATGTTCTCCGGATCTGACATGCGCATCTTCTGGAGGTAATCGACGATAACCACACCGAGACCACCAAGTTTCTTGTGCATGCGACGTGCCTCTGCGCGTACCTGATGGACGCTGAGAGAGCTTTTGTCGTTGATGTAAATTGGTGAGTCGATAAAGTCTTTCATGCAGTGACCAACCTTCCCCCATGCGCCATCCATCACGCCGCTCTGCTTGCTGAGCAAATCCTCTTTGCTCACTCGGGCCCGGTGAAAAGCGACACGCTCGGATATCTGATCTACTGGCATTTCCAGACTGAAGAACAGGACCGGCTTTTTGTTTTTCAGACCTACAGTCTCGGTTACTGTGGTGCTGAACATGGTTTTACCCATTCCAGGACGCCCACCTACCACGATGAAATCCGTGTTGTTGAACCCGCCGAACGCATTGTCGATGGTTGCCATTCCAAGCTCTGTTTTGTGCTTCCAGATATCACCGCTGATGATCGACTGGATGGTCTCCAGGGACATGTCAATTCCGGTGGTGATGTGCTCTGTTCCGCTTTCGTCATGGCATTCAATCCCTGATACGTCGGCCTGAATGGCGCCGATGATGTCGCTCAGTGAGTCAGATGTTGGCTCTGATAGTTTCTGTAGGCTGGCCTGGAGGATTAACGCCATCCGGCGCCCGGTAGCTAATTCACGAAGCTTCTCGCAGTAGGCCGACAGATTGGCGTATGACGGCGTGTCTTTGCTGCATTCAGCCAGGTAGGCAAATCCTCCGGCTTCTGCCAGATTACCAGTGCGCTCAAGCTCATCGGTAAGCGTCAGCAGGTCAATTGGTGTTCCTGCTTCGTTAAGTCTCTTGTAGGCGCCAAGAATCAGCTTGTGAGGTCTTACGGTGAAATGTTCCTCACCCATTCCCTCGATGGCATCTGTAGCTGCGTCAGCACCTTCCGGCTTGCTGGCTGCCAGCATGATTCCACCGATGACTGACTTCTCTGCGTAGAGATCTATAAAACGGCTCATGCAGTAACTCCCTTGCGCTGGCGGTGTTCGTTGATGGCTTGCTCGTAGACTGAGCCCCAGTTCTTAGGATTGAGTATCCAGTCCAGAGTCAGCCAGGATTCACCCTGCTTGTTGGTGAACAGCGATGACTTTCCTATCAGGTCGAATGCCCTGCTCATATGTTTCAGCTCTCGCCAGTTACCCTGGCTCGTCTTGCCATTCCATACCGCCTCAAGATCTCGGTAGGCAGGTCGGCGCCGGTTCCACTCATGCTGTGAAACCGCTTTAGCCGGGAATTTGTCATTCCAGAGAGAGATTATTTCGTTGTGGGGGCATGCCGCCGGGTTGCTGCCTTGCTCATCAGCCCAAAGCAAAGCGTCTGACAGGTAGCCATCGAAGCGTGTCATGCGGCAAACGTTCTCCGGCTTGATGCTGTGCTTCCAGTTCACATGAGCCCATCTGATAACCAGCTTCAGCTCTTCAGCTGTGTAGCACTCACCTTTGCTTTTCACGGTGGAGAGAACTTTTTCAAATGGCGCCAGTTTTGAGCAGCGGCTTTTGGTCAGCTCGTTGAAGTAATCCATCACTTCCTGAGCTAGCATGTTTTCCCCATCGGGGGATTTAGGGGGATCTTTTCTTTCTGTCTTTTGGATATTGTCTTTTGTGTTTACCTGATTCGGTAAATCACTATTTACCGTTTTGGTGAAGGTTTTCTTTACTGATTCGGTAAATGTTTTACCGATTCCGTTAACCTTTGTTTTCCACTCGGATATGTTCTTGTTCATTCCAACCTGACGACCTGTCTGAGTAAGAACTCCCATCCTGACAAGTTCGTTTTTTGCAGTAGAGCATTTAGTTGGTGCCATCCCGGTCAGAGCGGCGAATTGCTCATTGCCGATCCAGTCCATCTTCTTGTTGTATCCGTATGTCTTGCGCCACACAGCGATCACAATCAGCAACTGGTGTTGAGTGAGGCCTGACAGCATGACGGCCTCCATCAGTGCATTAGCGGTTCGCGTGTAGCCATCATCGAGATCTGCCACCTGACGCTCCACGGCCGCCAGAATCGGCCTGATTGGTGTAACTGTTGCTAGGCTACTCATGACCGTTCTCCTTACGTTTGAATTCTTCCAGGATGGCTCTCAGCTTTGTACCGACAGCCGGGTTACAGGATTTGATGAACCGGTCACGAGCAATATTTTTATGTACTGACGCCTGGTAAAAACGAGTTTTCTTAGGCATAATTACTCCTGTGAATTGATCCAGTTATTCGGCTAGAATTTCATGGTTATCTGATCAGAGCGTTCGGTGGCAGCCGGACGCTTTTTCTTTCCGCACATTCTCTCTTCCAGCAAGTCAGCCAATCCCACAACCACACGTGAAATGTCGTCGTCAGTAATCGAGTAACCGATGAATTCGAGTAGTGCTGCCATGCGCGGTATGTAGTGTTGCTTCCACTGAGATACCGATGATTTGTTTACGCCCATGTGCTCAGCTACACGGGTTGTGCCAAGAATGGCGATGCGGTCTAAGATCCAACTCTCAATATTGCGAGCACTGGTTTTGTTGCGTGTTGTTAAGTCATCCATTTGTTAAATTCCTTGGTGTTGAAATAGTTAATTGGTTAGTTGTTTTGTTTATCGTGCACCATTGACAGTCATCCATGACCACGCCGGGCACCCGACCATATACCGGGCCGTTCGGTTATTACTGGCGGTACATCAGGCGGTTTATGACGCCGGATGAGGGAACAACTCTGGGAGATCAGGTCTGATTTCATGCGCCTTAATCTCGCCACCTGTGGCATTGACGATTGCATTCACCTTCTCTGGTGAGACAGAACCGCCATTCAGCCATTTGTGCACCGCTGGCTGGCTGACACCGCAGACATCTGCAAGTCGCTTTTGGCTGCCAACGATTTTCAAAGCTCGTTGAATAACTAAGTTCATGGATTTTTCCTATCCGATTACTGGATTAATGAAAAGATAACTCAAGTTATGAGCAATGTCCATAACCTTTGTTATTTTACTCTGCATAACCTCGGTTATATATTTGGTGACATGAAAACATTTGCAGAAAGACTGAATGCGGCAATGAGCGCCGCTGGCATATCCCAGGGTCAGTTGGCAGAAAAGGTGGGTATCTCTCAACCTGCCATTCAGAAGATGACTTCAGGAAAAACTAACGGCAGCCGTAAAATGGTTGAGCTTGCTCATGCCCTAAATGTTCGCCCTGAGTGGTTAAGTTCTGGTGTAGGTGAGATGCGCTACGAAAGCCGCGGTGACTCCTCCATTCCTCCAGAGAGTGAATGGGGAAGTATTGATGCTTGGGATAGCAAAACAGATCTTCCTGATGACGAGGTCGAAGTGCCATATCTGAAAGATATTGAGCTGGCTTGCGGTAACGGTTCTTGCATTGAAGAAGATTACAACGGCTTTAAATTACGATTTGCAAAATCCACGCTACGTAAAGTTGGAGCACAAAAAGACAGCGTGCTTTGCTTCCCGGCATCCGGAAACAGCATGGAGCCGATGATCCCAGAAGGAACGACGGTTGCCATAAACACAAACGATAAGAAGATCGTGGATGGAAAGGTTTATGCAATCAGCCAGGACGGATGGAAGAGACTAAAATCAATTTACCGCGTCAGCCCTACACGCATCGTGATACGCAGCTTCAACTCTGATGAGTACCCAGATGAAGAGGCCGACATTGAAGATGTAGAAATACTCGGACGCATGTTCTGGACATCTACTATCTGGTGATGTAACAGCCTTCCCCTCATAACCAAACCCGCTTCGGCGGGTTTTTTATTACCTAAATCCCGCCACCCCCGATTCTTTACAAAAATAAATTAACTTAGTTATCATGCACATATAACTTATGTGATGATAAATATAAATTAGGTTATTGCCATTACTCATAACTAAGGTTATCTTTATCCCATCGAAACAACACAGCGTTTCGGTCAGTCGAACGGCGCGACAGTAAACCATGCGTCGGGCACCAGGCGGGTTCAGGATGAACGGCAATTGGATGCAAACGGAATGTTTTGTAGTGCGGTGAAATGCAACTGCCAGACAGTAACCGGGAAGATAAGCAACCCGGCACCGCACCACAAAATATTTCAACAGGGGAAGATTATGAAAACAGCACACTACTACGCAAGCCGCTCTCAAAAGTTCCTGGTCATCGGCGTTGATGGTCGGCAGACAGAAGAGAAGTACGAAGTCGCAAACAAGTCAGAGGCTCGCAAGCTGGCCAATGAGCTGTCAGCTAAACCGTGGAATTTTTAACACGTTTATCGTGCTCAATAAGCTCATCCATAAGAACGGTCGACTTACCTGCAAATCTAAGATAGCACTCATTAAAATAGATTTCCGGGATAATGAACCTGTCTGTTCCAGGGTAACCAACAGCAGGAGGCAAGCGAATGAGAAGCCCTTTTTTAAGCAAGGAAATTGATTCTGAGCTTCCCTTCTCTGTCTTCAGCTGATTATTGGCAGCTACAGCGAAAGAAAGATAAGCCCTTTCTGCGAGTGTCAGCGAGTCAAACAAGTCCGCCATTGCTTTCTTTTCACGCTCCTTTTCCTGTCTGGCATCTGATTCCTTAATTCGTTCAGTCACAGAGAAATAAACAGAATTGGCTATGCCGTTTAGCACATAGCTAACGCAGAACAGCAGGATGTAATACATCCAGTACTGAGGGAGGATTTCTGGATTATGCAGGTTTATCCATTCTTTCGCGCTGACCGGCATAACGACAATCAAGAAAATCAGGATGATGAGCATATGAATCAACTGTTTAAGTGTCATTCCTTGCAGGAAGAAACGCATTAATTCCTGCCACCATGAGTTGTTCATCGGTGGGGCTCTCTTTGCTCTCTGTAGGGGTAATTAGAGTTTATCCGATTTCTCGCTGTAGGGGTACACGAGAAACCACGAGCCGGGCGTGGATAAATATCCCGGCAACCAACAATTAAGGGCTGCCAGTTAGGCGGCCTTTTTATTAGCTCACGATACAAACAGAGGGTAAGGCGATGAAAACTTTCAATGACTGGATGAACGAAGGAAGAAAATGGGAAGGGTTCCGTTTTTTTAACCGCCGAGTTGTATGTGCTGATGGGTACAGCATAAGCATTCAGGCTAACAATGGAGCTTATTGCCACCCACGCAAGGATATTGAGGATGTGGCTAGATACGACAGTTTCGAGCTTGGATTCCCTAGTGAAATAGACAAGTCAATTCTCGAGTATGCAGAGGATGAAGATAACCCATTAGACACTGTTTACCCATATGTTCCTCGCGATGTCGTAGAGCAGCTAATTGAAGATCATGGTGGGATTAAAGAATTAGCAATCAAAGCCGCCTAACAAGCGGCTTTTTTCATACCTCAGCGGCTTCTCAGAGGACGCTTAGTTATGAATGGCGGCTATCCACCGCTTAAATTTCTGTATCGATGAAAATTGCATGCAGAGGTCTTTAGCTCAGCGGCGCGGCTTAAGCGCGGAGATGATTATGAGTGAACAACAAAATGGCGGATCAGCGTTTCCAGAGCCAGTGATGGATTTTGCACAATACAGAGGCATGACGCTGCGTGACTACTTCGCGGCAAAGGCAATATGTCAATTAACAACTCCTGCTGATTATGTTGGGAGTAAAGAAACAGAAGAAAGTTACAGGAAGTGGGCTAACAAAGCATACAAAATGGCAGACGCAATGCTCCGCGCCCGGGAGGAATCATGACAGTCACACACAACGGCAAGCAGTACCACGCATCAAAACTCAACGACAACGAGTGGCAACTCTCATCAGTCGATAAACCTCGCGAGAAAATCACAATGAACCGCTGGCAGATGCACATTGCCGGGTTATTGCAGCAGGTGGATGGTAAATCATGATTAATCACAACATGCTTCGTGCAGCGCAGAACAAAGCGCTAATCGCCAGATTCATAGGTGATGGCTTGATGTGGATGTCGGCCTACAACGATATGAAGGCGGCAATTGGTTTTCCGTGGCACAGGAAATGATTATGGGCTGGATTAAGTGTAGTGACAAGATGCCTCCTAATGGAGTGATGGTGTTGCTTCTTAATGATGGTGATTATGATTTCGGGTTCATTATTGGAGACAGATTACATGTGTTTTCTTATGGGAAATGGAAACCTTTGCGCGTAGAAAAAGTAAGTCATTGGCAACCTCTTCCAGAGCCACCAACCGAATAACAAACCTCCCACATTCCCCCTACTCGTCCGGCTATCGCAGACGGGAAGCGCACAACCAAATTTCAGGAGAGACCATGAGTGAAGTAACGGATTTAGTCGTTATCGAAAAATCGAGTGCAATGGCTGTATTCACCAATAACGAGCAACTCGATCCCATCATTGAAAAAATCGAGAAAGAAGCTCGCAGCCTGGTACCGGATGTATCCACCAAGAAAGGCCGTGATGCTATCGCATCCATGGCGCACAAGGTTGCGCGTTCAAAAACATACATCGACAACGCCGGTAAAGACCTTGTTGCTGAACTGAAGGCGCTACCAAAGCAGATCGACGAAAGCCGCCGCATTGTGCGTGAACGTCTGGACGCGCTGAAAGATGAGGTACGCCGCCCACTAACAGAGTGGGAGGCAGAACAGGAGCGAATTAAGGCAGAGGAAGCCGCCAAGATTAAAGCAGAGGAAGACCGTAAGCAGCTAGAGTCAGACCATGAAATTGCTTTGCTGATGAACGACGCATTTGACCGTGAACTGGCAGAGAAGAAAGCGGAAGAAGAACGCCAGCGCATTGCTCATGAAGAAGAGTTAAAGCGTCAGGCGGCAGAACAGGCCAAGCGCGAAGCCGAAGAGAAAGCAGCGGCTGAACTGGCAGCAGCGAAGAAACGCGAAGAGGATGCGATTGCAGCAAGAGCACAGGCTGAATTACTGGCTAAGCAAGCACAAGAACGCGCAGAGCAGGAAGCTAAAGACGCCGCAGAGAAAGCTGAAGCAGATAAGAAAGCAGCCATTGAAGCGGAACAGCGCAAAGCTCAGGAAGAAGCTGATCGCATCAAGCGTGAAGCTGAGGCGAAAGAAGCAGCCCGTCTTGCGGAAGAGAAGCGCATCTCTGACGAGAAGGCAAAACGTGAAGCAGATGTTAAGCACCGCAAGGCCGTTGGTACTGAAATCGTAAACGCACTCACAGCTAATACCAGCATCTCACGCGAACAGGCTATCGAAGTCCTGAAAGCGCTGATGGATGGCCTGGTACCGAGAACACAAATTAACTACTGAGGTGCATATGAAGCTGAAACTCAAATATGACCACGCTCATGGATATCTGGACAGCCAACGCAATCAGGTCTTGGAGCTTGATGGTGTGACGCTTGATGGGACAGTAGACACACGAGAAGTCCTCCCGCAGTTAGACGGCGCTGTAGTTCTCGAATGGCTTGCTGAACAGGGTTATGTAATCACACATCAGGAGCAAGCGGCATGAGAGTTGCAGAGCGATGGGACGATGATGCTTTCATCCGGCTGATGTCTGATGTGATTGGCGACGTGGAAGCAGAAGACGACGAGCCAGTTAACCTGGCTGCTGAGCTACAGAATCCGGTGATCAGTTGGGCAGAATTTGCAGGAGATTTCACATGACCGAGAAGAAGGTTTACGCCGCAATCAGTGGAGTTGCCTCCGCCCTTGCTGAGCAGGGAATCCGGAAGGAGAAAAAACAAGGCAGCCAGGTTAACTACGCGTTTCGCGGAATCGACGATATCTACAACGCGTTGGCACCGGAACTTGTGAAGCACAAACTTCTGATTCTACCCCGCTACACCGAACGAACCAGCGTAGAGCGAACCAGTAAAAGCGGTGGCGCACTGTTCTACATCACAGTTCGCGGAGACTTCGATTTCGTCAGCACCGAGGATGGCAGCATCCACACGGTCACCACCTACGGCGAAGCAATGGACAGCGGTGATAAGGCGACTAACAAAGCTATGTCGATCGCCTACAAATACGCTGCATTTCAGGCGTTCTGCATCCCTACCGAAGAAACCGCGATTGATGCCGATGCAGAGGTTCACCACTTAAAACCGGCTGATGCAGACCAGATTCTGGCTGAATTTACGCAGTACGCTGGCGCTGAGAACGACAGCAAGAAACTGCAGGAACAATACGCATCAACATGGCAACGCCTTAACGGATGGCCTGACCACCAGGCTAAATGCAAAGACGTAACCGGAATTCGAATCAGAGAACTAAAACAGGCGGCATAAATGGCAATTAACACCATCATCGTTTCCGGCAACGTTGGTAAAGACGCGGTGCTCCGCGTCACACCAAACGGGAAGCACATTGCATCATTCTCTATCCCGGCAAAAACCGGATTTGGTGAGAACGAAAAGACATCATGGCTGAACTGCAAAATGTTTGGCGCGATGGCTGAGAAGTTATCTGTGGCAGTAGTTAAAGGCGCAAAGGTCACTGTGTCAGGAGAGTTCGTCATTGAAGAGTGGACTCGTCAGGATGGATCAGCAGCTCAGACACCAACAATTCTGGTGCGAGATATAGACCTTCCTCCGCGCAATGGACAGCAGCAGAGCCAGCAATCGTCGTCACAGCCGCAGCGACAGCAACAACAACGCGCAGCTGCGCCGCAAGCCAGCGAACCGCCGATGGACTTTGATGACGATATTCCATTTGCACCGGTAACTCTTCCCTTCCCTCGTCACGCTATCCACGCCATTTAATCAGGAGAATCAAATGTCGGCACCTCTCACCGGGGCGGGATATCTGCGCCCACCAAAGCGATCCGGCACGCGTGAAGAAGTGCTGGCTCGTTGCTTTGCAGCTATCGCTAATGACGATTTCCAGAAGCCGACCATGGAAGACAGGCTTCTTGAGTTGCACGAAAAGGAAGTCTGGTACGCCAACTTAGAAGCGTCATTCAGGCCGGGATGGGTGGTAGTTGGACCTGTAGAGCCTGATTACGTTGATGACCGTATGCGTAAGTATCGCGGTCGTTATGGACAAGTAAGGAGCGACTGATGAAAGCCTGGAGCATAGAAGAACTATCAGCGCTCATGCGCTACACCAACGCAGAAGTAGCAGAGATTACCGGTCGGAGTATCAAAGAGGTAGGAGATAAGCGGCTGTCTGTGAATATTGAGCGGAATGGATGGGATGTTAACGATCCGGAGCGTGCATCATGAGATACGGAAGCGTGTGCAGCGGCATCGAAGCTGCCAGCAAAGCATGGGAGCCTATCGGCTGGAAACCTGCCTGGTTCTCTGAAATTGAACCCTTCCCCTCCGCTGTTCTTGCCCAGCACTGGCCGGAAGTATCAAACCTCGGCGACATGACAAAAATCGCCGATGCGGTGCGCGCTGGTGATGTCGAGGCGCCTGATGTTCTGGTCGGCGGTACGCCTTGCCAGGCATTCAGCATCGCCGGCTTACGTGAAGGCCTGTCTGATGACCGCGGCCAGTTAACCCTCTCATACGTGGAATTAGCCAATGCAATCGACGCAAAGCGCCGCGAACGCGGTGAGACAGAAGCAATTATCGTCTGGGAAAACGTCCCCGGCGTGCTCAGCAGCAAAGATAATGCCTTCGGGTGCTTTCTGGCAGGACTTGCCGGAGAAAGCAGTGAGTTGCAGCCAGCAGGGGGAAAATGGACGCACGCAGGTTGTGTGTCTGGACCAGAAAGGGTTATTGCCTGGCGCGTTCTTGATGCTCAATTTTTTGGAGTGGCCCAACAACGCCGCCGTGTGTTCGTTGTCGCAAGTGCTCGAAAAGGATTTGATCCCGCAGAAATACTTTTTGAGCAAGACGTCGGCAGCGGGTCGACTGAGGCGAATAATGTTGGGGTCGAGAGACGCTCCAGCACAGTTGATAACTGCACTCTCTATCGCTTCAGAAGAACAGATTCATACATCGATGACGGAGTAAGTAGCACGCTTTCGGCTAGAGATTATAAGGACCGTCGAGAGCTTGTTGTTATGGCCGATAATCGCGTAAGAACCCTTACCCCTCTCGAATATGAAAGGCTTCAGGGATTCCCAGATGGGCACACGCTGATCCAGTACGGGGAAAAACTTGCTGATGACGCGCCGCGTTACAAGGCGATCGGAAATAGTATGGCGGTTCCGGTAATGCGATGGATCGGTGAGCGTATCGCCGCGGCGCTGCCAGCCGAGAAGTTGAGTGGAGATTATGGCGGAAGTAAAACCCCGCCAGACCAGCGCGACCTCTGGCGCACGCCGCCAGCCCTATTCGCTTCACTTAATGATGAATTTTGCTTTCAACTGGACGCAGCAGCAGCGCCTCATAACGCGCTATGCCGAAAGTTCATCACCGCCGATCAGAACACGCTGGAAACACTGTGGGCTGATTACCTGAATGTTCCTGGCTACGTCTGGCTTAACCCACCATACAGCGATATCACACCATTCGTGAAGAAAGCAGCAGCGGAGATCGCCAATCAGGTCGGCACGGTGATGCTGGTGCCGGCAGACACATCTGTTGGCTGGTTCCGTAAGGCTATCGAGACAGCCAGCGAGGTGCGTTTCATCACCGCCGGGCGTCTGGCATTTATCAACCCGGCCACCGGTAAACCGGTAAGCGGCAACAACAAAGGGTCGATGCTCATCATCTGGCATCCGTACCCGCGTACACACTGCCACTTCGCAACTGTGGAGCGGGACGAATTAATGACTTTCGGAGCGAAACTTCTCGCTCGACGGGAGGCTGCATGACACTAACCAAACGAATCACAAGGTCGCTAATGCGGCCTTTTTATTTTCTAGCGTTCACCTTCAACCGAATTAACCGACAGTTCATGGAGCACTGACTATGGCTGACATTATCGATAACGCATCAACGCTTGAAGATTTACAGCGTGATGCAGCACTGAGCATGCACAGACTCAACCACTCAGCAGTATCAGCAACGCACTGTGAGGAATGCGGGGACAAGTTACTGGAGGCTCGCCGGAAAGCGTATCCGGGATGCACGATGTGTGTCAGTTGCCTAGAAGAAGTTGAGGCGAGGAATAAACAGCGAGGGTTGTGATGTTCCAGCTAATTCAACGGGGTCAGATATACGCTGACAATGCCGGGTGGCCGGTAATAATTCACTCAGTCACATCAGAAATAGTCCGCTATTGGCGACAGGGCAGGATCAACACCGCTTCAATTGACAGATTTAATAACGATTTCGAGTACCTCGACCCACACGAGGCGGCACAGATACGAGCTGAACTTGAAACAGCAGAACACTTAAAACGCCTCCGCGCTATGCGGGCGGCATGAACATCGACATAGGCCCATAAGGGCTTTTTTTATGCCCGGAGATTAACGAATGCGAGTAGATAATGAAGTTCTGAACGTACTGAGCGCAGCAGAGTGTAATGGTCCGCAACTCTTCCTTACCGGTCAGCTTGAACGCAACCTCTACACCAGAACAAACAAAGTGCTGGAGGCGGCTGGAGGAAAATGGAACCGCAAAGCCAAAGCGCACATTTTTGATACCGATGCATCCGATCGCATCGAGCAAATTATTCTTACCGGTGACGTCGTAGTGCCGAAGGATGATTTTGAGTTCTTTCCTACCCCGCCTGCCATTGTAAGACATGTTATTCACTTAGCAGATATCCGGGATGGTATGCGCGTTCTTGAACCGAGCGCCGGGCAAGGTGCTATTGCTAAAGAAGCACACAGCGCAGCCGCAGATGTGATGATCGATATGTATGAATTGATGCCGGCGAACAACGACATCCTTCACGGTCTCAATCTCCGGCTTTCAGGTATCGGTAAGCCGACTGATTTCCTCACTGTCGATCCTGATCCGGTTTATGACCGCGTGGTCATGAATCCTCCTTTCGGCCGACAGGCGGACATCAAGCACGTTTCTCATGCACTGAAATTCCTTAAGCCTGGCGGTCTGTTGGTATCGGTTATGGCTTCATCTGTGACGTTTCGCAGCAACAAGCTGACAACTGATTTCCGCCAACTCATCGAGGAACGCGGCGGACACATCGAAGAACTGCCTGAAGGTGCATTTAAATCATCTGGAACGATGGTGAATACCGTCATCGTGGTCATTCCAGGCTGACGCAACTGATAGCCAGTTATGAGCTGGCTATTGGGTGCGAATGCACTGCCACGTTATCCCTTTTGCCCTCCATTGCGATGGCATTCTTTTTGCCTGGAGTAAACCATGAGCGACATTATCCAATTGACGCCCAATAAGTGGGTATCCGAAGAAGTTCTGATGGCCATCACTGGCCTGACAAAGAACGCGATCAAGTCCGCACGCACAAATTCATGGATGGAGGGTCGGGAGTATCGTCACTATTCTGGAGACTGCCAGCCAAAGGAGAACTCCCCTATCCTCTACAATCGACATGAAGTCGATAACTGGGTTGAACGTCAACGACCGGCGATCCCGCGACAGAAATCTGCTTAAATACCCTCCCCATTAAACAAACGCAGGAGATTTTATGTCTGGTTATCCAACTGGAGTGGAGAACCACGGCGGCACTTTGCGCATATGGTTCATATATAACGGAAAAAGGGTCCGGGAAAGCCTTGGCGTTGTTGATACTGCGAAGAACAGGCGCATTGCTGGAGAGCTTCGCGCCTCTGTTTGTTTCGCTATAAAAACGGGTGCATTCGATTACGCAAGGCAGTTCCCACAGTCACCCAATCTGAAGAAGTTCAATATCGCGCCGCCGGGGATCACTGTTGCTGAACTGGCAGCTAAATGGCTGGAGCTTAAGAGGATGGACTTAACCATTAACGCCCATCTTCGGTATGTATCGTACATCACTATCGGAACCGACATTCTCGGCGGCAGTCGGATGGTTGACTCTATAACCCATGAGGATGTGCTGAATGTAAGGAAGGAATTGCTGACCGGCTACCAGATATGTGGTGCGCATCAGAAGAACAGATCGGCCAAGAAAGGAAGGACGGTAAGGACGGTTAACGTCTATGTTACCTGCATGAAGGGAATGTTTGATTTTGCGGTGTTGAATGGGTACATAAGCAAATCTCCAT
The Citrobacter arsenatis DNA segment above includes these coding regions:
- a CDS encoding TraR/DksA family transcriptional regulator, with amino-acid sequence MADIIDNASTLEDLQRDAALSMHRLNHSAVSATHCEECGDKLLEARRKAYPGCTMCVSCLEEVEARNKQRGL
- a CDS encoding DUF4222 domain-containing protein, encoding MFQLIQRGQIYADNAGWPVIIHSVTSEIVRYWRQGRINTASIDRFNNDFEYLDPHEAAQIRAELETAEHLKRLRAMRAA
- a CDS encoding methyltransferase → MRVDNEVLNVLSAAECNGPQLFLTGQLERNLYTRTNKVLEAAGGKWNRKAKAHIFDTDASDRIEQIILTGDVVVPKDDFEFFPTPPAIVRHVIHLADIRDGMRVLEPSAGQGAIAKEAHSAAADVMIDMYELMPANNDILHGLNLRLSGIGKPTDFLTVDPDPVYDRVVMNPPFGRQADIKHVSHALKFLKPGGLLVSVMASSVTFRSNKLTTDFRQLIEERGGHIEELPEGAFKSSGTMVNTVIVVIPG
- a CDS encoding excisionase family protein; the encoded protein is MSDIIQLTPNKWVSEEVLMAITGLTKNAIKSARTNSWMEGREYRHYSGDCQPKENSPILYNRHEVDNWVERQRPAIPRQKSA